CCGCTATCGCGATAAACACCCGTACAGTAATAAAGAAATTTAAAGCCGGTGTTGTGCCAGACAAAGTCTTAACCTGCTGGCGTCAGCACCTGTAACTGTTTCAGCAATCGCGTGTGCAGCTTATGCAGGTGCCGTCGCCTACGCGTGCAGCTTATTCAGGCATCGCCGCCAGCGGAATGATGGCACCCCGATGCTGAATAACAGTGCTGGCGGTGAGGTGTCCTCGTTTTGCAGCGTCTTCGGCACTGCCGCCGCTGAGGCGCACGGCAAGGTAGCCCGCGCTGAATGAATCGCCTGCGGCAGTGGTATCCACCACGCTGCTGGCTGGCAGTTTAACGGCTGGAACCTCCAGCAGAGGCCGATCTTCCACCGCCACCAGACAGGCATCCGCCCCGCGTTTGATCACGATTTCACTCACGCCAGCGGCTCTGGTCCTGGCTATCACATCTTCCACAGGCGATTCTCCCCACAGCAGGGTTTCATCATCCAGCGTCAGGAAGGCGATATCGGTACAGGCCAGCATCGCCTGGTACGCCGCCTGCGTCACTTCCGCTGAGGGCCATAAGCGGGGGCGGTAGTTATTATCAAAGATAATTTTGCCGCCATTATTCCGGCAGGTGGTTAACAGCCCCATCAACTTTTCACGGCTTTGTGGGCTGAGGATGGCCAGACTGATACCGCTGAGATAGAGATAGTCGTAGCTGGCAAGCTGCTGACTGATGGCGTCAGCCCGATCGCTCTCCAGCCAGTAACGGGCGGCTGCATCATTGCGCCAGTAATAAAAGGTTCGCTCGCCATGCTCATCTGTCTCTATCACGTAAAGACCCGGTAGCTTGTTTTCCATCCGCTGAATCAACGAGGTTCCGATCTGTTCCTGTTCCCAGGCCGCGATCATGTCACTGCTGAAACTGTCGGTGCCCAGAGCGGTAACGTAGTCCACTCC
This genomic window from Erwinia sp. E_sp_B01_1 contains:
- a CDS encoding sugar kinase: MTQKKIAVIGECMIELSQKESDLSRGFGGDTLNTAVYIARQVENQQLGVDYVTALGTDSFSSDMIAAWEQEQIGTSLIQRMENKLPGLYVIETDEHGERTFYYWRNDAAARYWLESDRADAISQQLASYDYLYLSGISLAILSPQSREKLMGLLTTCRNNGGKIIFDNNYRPRLWPSAEVTQAAYQAMLACTDIAFLTLDDETLLWGESPVEDVIARTRAAGVSEIVIKRGADACLVAVEDRPLLEVPAVKLPASSVVDTTAAGDSFSAGYLAVRLSGGSAEDAAKRGHLTASTVIQHRGAIIPLAAMPE